AGATCGTTGCGGTGATGTCAAATCAGGAAGGGGAGAGTTTTGTGGACCTCTTGCTCCAGCAAAACCGGTTAGGTCCTGAAAAAGCAAGAAAACTGGAAATGGAATCCTCGGATCTATTCTCTAATTACTCTTCGGCGTTGAATGAACTCACTCAGGAGAGCAAGGCAAAGTTAACCGGGGATTTGGCTGGTCTTGCGTGGCACATTATGCAAGGGCTCTTCTCCTGGGTTGTGGGCGAATTTCTGTTTGAAGAAGGGATCTTTCCAGCGCAGGGTAGCATGAAGATCAGAACAGCCGAAGTGTTACTGGGTGGCGTTCGGGGATGGATGGATTTCCCTACCATTCACAGGCGGCTCTATGGCGGTCATTGTTCCATCAGTCTTAACCCCGATTTCCAGAAGATTTTGCCGGTCCTCTCACTGGCACCCGCGGATGCTTTCATTTTGTTCCGCTTTGAAAAGACAATTTTGTTCCGGGAACTGATGGACTTGTCCGGAATTTCCGAAGATGAATTCTTTCGATTGATTTATGTGTTTTCGTGTGCGGGAATTGTTCAGCTGGAAGAAGCGGCTGAACCGCGCCCGCAGCCTCGCGGCGCGCGAGTTGTTCCTGCGCAGAGAGTGGAGGTATTGGAAAAGTTGGAAGTACCGGAGAAAATTGTTCCGGAACCTCCCTTGCCGGATCGAGAAGAGCACATCCCAATTGAGGAACCGATCCTGGTTCCGCAACGCCCGGCAGCGCCTGCTCCGCCTGCCGTCAAAGACCTCGGCATGTACTATTACCGTTGCGCAATTAGCAGCTTTGAGAGCAAGAATTACTGGGCGGCTGTTGAGTATTGTAGAAAAGCGCTTGAGGTGAAACAGGAAGCCAGGATTTATAGGCTCATGGGCAGGGCGCTGGCCACACATCCTGCGTTCCGGCGGGAAGCAATGGATGCTTTTAAAAAGGCTTTGGAAAAGGACCCCCTGAGTTTCACGATCGAGCGCGATATAGCGGATCTCTATTTTGTAACAGACAACTACGCTCTGGCGCGTTCGCGCTATCAAAATGTTTTGAAGAAAAATCCTGAAGATCAGCATTCCCAGAATAAGCTAAAAGAGATTGCAAAACTGAAGAAGTAAAAAGAAACTGTGGAAAATACCGTACGGGTGCTTCTGGCCGAACAGGAAAGCGAAATCCTGTCGCTTTTATCTCTTTCCCTGATGGAAATTAAAGAATGCGAACTTGAGATTTGTTCGCTGATGAACGATCTCTTGAAGCGGGTCGTTGAAACAAAACCGGGTTTGGTTTTGCTGAATGCAGCCCGCGAGACGGAATATGTGTTATCGATCCTGCAAAAAATTCATGAAAGCGATCCTGGCATTTACGTGATTGTAAGTCTTCCTGAAAAATTCCAGCATTCCACTGATTCACTCATGATCGCCGGCGCTCATGACTGCGTGGTAAAGGACCGCAAATACGTTCCCAGTATTGTCAGCGCTGTGAAGAAGGCTTTGATTCGCATAGCCGAAAGAGAAGCTTTCGAAGTCCCGGTTTTAGCGCGAGCTCAGCGTTTTGCCATGGATGAGAATCTGCCGGACGTCATTTTTTCTCTGGATCTGAGTGGGAAGATCCTGTACGCAAATCACGCGGTTTCGTCACTGCTGGCTTATGAGCAAAAAGAAATCGTAGGCAGAAGTTTCTCGAACATACTTGCCGGCGAATCTGAGCGACACGCTTTTCATGAATATTTGAGCGCGATCGATCAAAATATCAGTCTTCGCGAAGTGTTGATGCTGAAAGACCGGAACGGCCGTGAAAAGAATTTTGAAATCAATTTCACTTTGATGGAAGGTGAAATCATTTACGGCGTGGCGCGAAGACGAACGTCAATCAGAGCACAAGAAGAGGAAGAAGTAGAGGAAGAAGTTCCTGTAGAAGCAATTCCCGCCAGGCTGGGACCTTACCGGATTGTTACTCTCCTTGGCGCCGGAGCCATGGGGAGAGTCTACAAGGGATTCGACGAACAGCTCGAAAGGTTTGTTGCGATCAAAGTGATCAGCAAATCGCTTGCAGAAAATGAAAGATACGTTGAACGTTTTAGACGCGAAGCAAAAATTCTTGCGAGCATTTCTCATCCCAACATTGCATTGATTTACTACTTTGCCAGTCTGGAGGGGCTCCCATACTTCTGCATGGAATTTCTGCCGAATGGTTCTCTGGAGAGCTTGCTTCAGGCAAACAAGGCGATCGACCCTCTGGTTGCACTTTCCTATGTCATTCAGGTTGCATCCGGCCTGCGGGAAGCTCTATCCAAGGGCGTTCTGCACATGGATATCAAACCTTCCAACCTGATGCTTGCGGAAGATGGGCGTTTGAAAGTCGTGGATTTTGGTCTTGCCCAGACAAGCAGAGATATGTCGGAGTTGGAGAAAAACATTGTAGGGACGCCGGTCTACATTGCGCCCGAACAGATTATGGGTGGCGTTGCGGATTTCCGGATGGATATCTATTCACTCGGGATCACTTTTTTTGAAATGCTTTACGGGTTCGTACCGTTTTCAGGCCCAACCGTTTCTGATATTTTCCATACGAAATTACGCGGAGCGCTTCCCTCCCGTTCCGAGCTGAATCAATCGGTGCCGGCAAAACTATACGACATTGTGATTCGAATGATAGAACGGGATCCGCTGCAGCGGATCAACAGTTACTCCGAGCTTCTAGAGGAGCTCGAATCTGTGCGCCGAATCGGAGTGCAAGTGGAAGCCATTCCTGAAATTGAAAAGCCGGAAACAAGCACGGTCACCATGAGGGGCCTCCTGTATGATCATCCACTGCCTGAAGTTCTTGGCCAGATTGCTCAACAGCAGCTGAACGGAAAACTCACGATTAATTGGGGACAGCTTTTCAAGCAGCTTCATTTTAAGGAGGGGAAGCTTGTGGCGCTCCTTTCGAACCAGGAAGGGGAGGATTTCATTGATCTCGTGATCTCGCGTCTGCCGGCCGAAGCAAAAATGATGCGCAAGCTTCAAATAAGCAAGTCCTCGGACTTATATCATGGGTATTCTACGGTCGTTGAGAAACTGCCTGCGGACCTGCGCGCAAGACTCTCCGAAGACTTGCTGGCTCACGCGGAAAAGATCATTCAAAACCTTTTTACCTGGATGACGGGGGAATTCATTTTTGAATCAGGCGATTTCCCGGGCCAATTAGATCTGGAGATCAGCTTGCACGATACGATAACAAACGGAGTGAGAAAATGGTTGGATTACGAATTTATTAGAAAAAAGTTGTTCGAAGGAAATTGTTTAATCCGTCATGATCCCGAGTTTATCCGACATCTTCGCAATTTGAATCTGGAGCCGTCCGATCGGTTTTTGTTGTTTCGTTTTGAGGAAGAAATCGATTACGGAAAGCTCTACGAAATTTCCGGCATTTCGCAGGAAGAATTTGGCCGACTGATTTATCTTTTCCGCTGTTTCGGGCTGATTCATTTACAGCGGACGGCCGGAGAGACTAAACAAAAGAAACCGGTGGAAGTTCCAGCGGCTGGATCTTCCGGAGACCTTTGCACCTATTACACCCATTGCGCGGTGAAGAGTTTTGAAGAAAAGAATTATTGGTCCTGTGTGGAATATTGCAGAAAAGCTCTGGCTCATCGTCAGGACGCGAGCGTGTATCGCTTGATGGGACGCGCTCTTGCAACTCATCCGCCGTTGCGTCACGAAGCGGTGGATGCCTATAAGCAGGCCCTGGTACTTGCTCCCGGCAATGTTGGAATCGAGCGCGATCTGGCTGATCTGTATTTCGATTTGGGTGATAAGGTTCAGGCAAAAAGCAAATATGAGTCCATTCTCAAATTGAATCCGGCCGATCAACACGCGGCAAAACGATTGCAGGAAGTTAACCGCCAAGCCGCCAAGGGCGCCAACTGAAAAATAACTAATTCTTATCTTGGCGTCTTGGCGGTTAAATTTCTTCGAGGCTTTTGCGTTTCGTTTCTTCCCCCAGTAGCGCCACGGCAATCGCTCCGGCGATTACAACCGCAGCGAATTGAGCAAAGACTGTCTGTTGCCCTAAACCGGCTGCCAGGGTTTTTCCAACAATCACGGGGGCCACAATGCCCCCGATTCGGCCGACTGCGGCAGCGGTGCCTGCGCCGGTTCCTCTCATGTCTGTAGGATAAAGTTCAGGCGTGTAAGTATACACAACTCCCCAGGCTCCCAGATTGAAAAAAGAAATCAGGCATCCATAAAAAATAATTTCCGTTCCTGAGGTTGCTTTTCCGAAAAGAAAGGCAGCGACTGCGCAGCCGATCAGAAAGGGAATCAGCGTCGCTTTTCTTCCGATGCGGTCCACAAGAAAAGCTGCGCTAAAGTATCCGGGGATCTGAGCGAGCGTAATGATCAGAACATAGCGAAAGGATTTCAGGACTTCATGACCGCCTGAAACCAGAAGCGATGGCAGCCAGGTAAAAATTCCATAGTAGGAATAGACCATGGCGAACCATAAAATCCAGAGCATCAAAGTACGCCGGACAAATTTCCCCTGCCACAGATGCGAGAGCCGGACCTGGATCGCGGTTCTTTTTGTTTCCTCTGTAATTTCTACCGGCGGCACCTGCGCTTGATTTTCCAGCCAGCGAAGAGCTTCGCGGGCTTCCATATGACGACCGGCGGCTTCCAGATAGCGTGGCGATTCAGGAATACTTCTTCGCAAATAGAACACATAAAAAGCGGGAAGGAAGCCGATGAAAAATGCGATTTTCCACCCTTGCTCAAACCGCGGAATGATCAGAAAAGAAATGATGGCGGCGGCAACCCATCCGAATGCCCAGAAGCTTTCGAGAATTACCAGGAGCCGGCCGCGGTGTTGCGCCGGCGAGTATTCAGTAACCAGAGTGCTCGCAACGGGCAATTCACCGCCCAATCCGAAACCGACCAGGAAACGCAAAACCAGAAGCGAAGCAAACCCGGCTGCGAGACCACACAGGCCTGTTGCAATGCTAAAGATCAGAAGCGTTGCCTGAAACAAATATTTCCGTCCCACACGGTCCGCCAGCACTCCTGACATCAATGAGCCGGCGAACATTCCCATTAACCCGATCGAAGCAATTAACCCAACCTGGTCAGCGGACAGTTTCCATTGCTTCATCAGGACGGCCAGAACAAACGCGATGATGCCTGCGTCCATGGCGTCGAACAGCCATCCCAGTCCGCAGACAGTTACAATTTTCCAGTGAACGCGGGAAAGCGGAAGGTTGTCGAGCCGTTGAGAAATATTCATACCTAATCGTGGATCTTAATCGTAATCGTGATCATGATCGCTAAATCTCGGTTTCGATTACGACTAAGATTTAGCGATTACGATCACGATCAAGATTACGATCCACGATGAATCAGGCGTGCCACCGTTTCCTGCCAGGTGATGTGTTTCCAGACTTCGTAACCGGTGGTGCCTAACTTTTCCGCGCTCCCTTCTGCTTCGAATAGATTAGTAATCCTGCGGCCAATCTCTTCCGGCCGGGGTTCGCAAACGAATCCGCTGACTCCGTCCCGCACCAGTTCTGCCGGCCCTCCACTATCCGTTGTTGTAATTACAGGCTTTCTGCTGCGAAAAGCTTCCATCGTGACCAGACCATAGTCTTCGTTCACAGGAGAATAGTAAACGGCGCGGCAACCTGCATAAAGTTGAAGGAGGCGATCAGTGGGAACGTGACCCAGCCACTGAACACGGTTTTCCATGGAATTTTTCTTGATCCAATCCAGCACCTGATCTTTATCGGAACCCTCTCCGGCAAGAATTACTTTCCCGCGATCTGCGTATTTCAGCGATTCCAATAAGAGAGGAATCCGTTTCAAAGGAGTCAATCTTGCGGGGGAGAAAATGTAATCACCGTATTTCTCTGTGTAGTATCCGTTTGACGGCGGCGGTGGATACAGAACTTCGCTGGGTATGTTTCCCCAGTGGAGAAGCTGCCGCTGCACGTTTTTTGATTGCGCAAAAACCTTTTTTACGTTGCTTTTTAAGAAGTGACGATCGGCGGCATGGATACATTTTTTCCGGATTGTTTCTTTGATCTTGCCTTTCCAGCCAAGGGCCCCGGACCAACCAGGCCAGAGGTCATAGTATTCGCGCATCCGGTGATTGAGCCAGCAAACGTGATTGGGATGTTTCAGAGCATAAGAAGGAAATCGCAAAGAGATCAACTGATCCACCGGTTCTCCGCCACCGGTGCATTCTACATCCGTAAAGCGCGTGGCCAGATAGGCGGAAAACTGGCGTCCAAAACGGTTTGTCGGAGTTGTTAACAGTTCGGCTTCGTGCCCCGATTCCTGGAGGGCCTTCACAAGCGCCCGCACGATCACCCGATGGCCACCTTCTACGAACGGCACATCAGACGTTGCAACGAGTACTTTCACTG
The genomic region above belongs to bacterium and contains:
- a CDS encoding glycosyltransferase family 4 protein, with product MKVLVATSDVPFVEGGHRVIVRALVKALQESGHEAELLTTPTNRFGRQFSAYLATRFTDVECTGGGEPVDQLISLRFPSYALKHPNHVCWLNHRMREYYDLWPGWSGALGWKGKIKETIRKKCIHAADRHFLKSNVKKVFAQSKNVQRQLLHWGNIPSEVLYPPPPSNGYYTEKYGDYIFSPARLTPLKRIPLLLESLKYADRGKVILAGEGSDKDQVLDWIKKNSMENRVQWLGHVPTDRLLQLYAGCRAVYYSPVNEDYGLVTMEAFRSRKPVITTTDSGGPAELVRDGVSGFVCEPRPEEIGRRITNLFEAEGSAEKLGTTGYEVWKHITWQETVARLIHRGS
- a CDS encoding MFS transporter, which gives rise to MNISQRLDNLPLSRVHWKIVTVCGLGWLFDAMDAGIIAFVLAVLMKQWKLSADQVGLIASIGLMGMFAGSLMSGVLADRVGRKYLFQATLLIFSIATGLCGLAAGFASLLVLRFLVGFGLGGELPVASTLVTEYSPAQHRGRLLVILESFWAFGWVAAAIISFLIIPRFEQGWKIAFFIGFLPAFYVFYLRRSIPESPRYLEAAGRHMEAREALRWLENQAQVPPVEITEETKRTAIQVRLSHLWQGKFVRRTLMLWILWFAMVYSYYGIFTWLPSLLVSGGHEVLKSFRYVLIITLAQIPGYFSAAFLVDRIGRKATLIPFLIGCAVAAFLFGKATSGTEIIFYGCLISFFNLGAWGVVYTYTPELYPTDMRGTGAGTAAAVGRIGGIVAPVIVGKTLAAGLGQQTVFAQFAAVVIAGAIAVALLGEETKRKSLEEI
- a CDS encoding protein kinase, which encodes MENTVRVLLAEQESEILSLLSLSLMEIKECELEICSLMNDLLKRVVETKPGLVLLNAARETEYVLSILQKIHESDPGIYVIVSLPEKFQHSTDSLMIAGAHDCVVKDRKYVPSIVSAVKKALIRIAEREAFEVPVLARAQRFAMDENLPDVIFSLDLSGKILYANHAVSSLLAYEQKEIVGRSFSNILAGESERHAFHEYLSAIDQNISLREVLMLKDRNGREKNFEINFTLMEGEIIYGVARRRTSIRAQEEEEVEEEVPVEAIPARLGPYRIVTLLGAGAMGRVYKGFDEQLERFVAIKVISKSLAENERYVERFRREAKILASISHPNIALIYYFASLEGLPYFCMEFLPNGSLESLLQANKAIDPLVALSYVIQVASGLREALSKGVLHMDIKPSNLMLAEDGRLKVVDFGLAQTSRDMSELEKNIVGTPVYIAPEQIMGGVADFRMDIYSLGITFFEMLYGFVPFSGPTVSDIFHTKLRGALPSRSELNQSVPAKLYDIVIRMIERDPLQRINSYSELLEELESVRRIGVQVEAIPEIEKPETSTVTMRGLLYDHPLPEVLGQIAQQQLNGKLTINWGQLFKQLHFKEGKLVALLSNQEGEDFIDLVISRLPAEAKMMRKLQISKSSDLYHGYSTVVEKLPADLRARLSEDLLAHAEKIIQNLFTWMTGEFIFESGDFPGQLDLEISLHDTITNGVRKWLDYEFIRKKLFEGNCLIRHDPEFIRHLRNLNLEPSDRFLLFRFEEEIDYGKLYEISGISQEEFGRLIYLFRCFGLIHLQRTAGETKQKKPVEVPAAGSSGDLCTYYTHCAVKSFEEKNYWSCVEYCRKALAHRQDASVYRLMGRALATHPPLRHEAVDAYKQALVLAPGNVGIERDLADLYFDLGDKVQAKSKYESILKLNPADQHAAKRLQEVNRQAAKGAN